The genomic DNA GTCTTTGCGCGAAACGCTAAGCTTTGATGGAAAACGCCTCCGCTGAACGTTGAAACGCGTTGGGCACCTTAGTTGGCACAACGTTGAGCAATTTTTACTGGCCAATAGCTCTCTCCTTTAGTAAGAAGATAGCGAATTGGTGCGGGTGCCGCATTTGGGCGTTTGGCTTAGATGGTGGCGCATTGGGGACGCTAACCTATCCAAATGGATGAATTTAAAAAAGGTTGGCTTCACGCCCGATCAAGGCAGCTTGGGTGCGGTTCGCAACGCCAACTTTGCGGTATAACGTTTTCATATGCAGCTTGACGGTTGGTTCTCGAATTTCCAAATCACGGGCGATTTCTTTGTTCGACTTGCCCTCGGTCAGCCCCTTTAGCATTTGCAACTCACGTTCCGTTAGTTTGTCCGCGAGAGGGTTGGTCGGCGTTTGCTCAACGGCTGTCATGAAATCAATTGGTGCGTATTGTTCGCCCATCGCCATGAATTTGATGGCATTAACCAATGACTTCGCGGGAAGGGATTTTGGAACGAACCCTGCTGCACCAGCCTTTAGCGCGACTTCGGCAATCTGTTTGGTCGCTTCGCCCGAAATCAACGCAACACGTTGCCCGCCCCCGAGTGCAATCGCGGCCTTAAGTCCATCGAGCCCGTTCATGCCAGGCATATTATAGTCGAGCAAAACGAGGTCGTACGGATCATCCTTTTCGATCCGCTCAGCAGCTTCATCGAAGGTGCCAACGGCCACAGTTTGAAAGCTGCCTTCTTTTTCAAGAAACTGAACAAGCATGTCCCTCAACAAGTCGTGGTCGTCAGCGATTAGAATTTTCATTATTTGAGACCTCAGCATAACCTGTTGTTTGGGTTCCCGTTGGTCATGTTTTTCCAAAAGCTGCCTGTGTTTACGCTCTTAGGCGACTGTAGTGTCGGGTTTCAGGCGTTATTCTTTGATTTTGGTCGCACTTATCCAGTGGGTTCCGGGTTTGGCAGGCCGTAGAGCGCCAAGAACTTTGCCCCCTTCGCGATATTATGGGCGATGGCTGCCAGGCCGAACAGGGTTAGGTTTTTAGCCAACCCCATCAGCCGCGTTCGAGCCAATCCATAGCGGGATTTATAGGTGGCAAATGGGCGCTCGCCGCCGGAGCGGATCACGGCAATCTCTTTGTTGCGGACCAAATCCGCTTTGGACAAAGGGTGGCCCCGATAGCCCTTGCGCTGCACTTGATCATCAATACCAAACTGCTCCAATTTTTCGCGTGTGGCTTGCGAAGAATAGGCGGCATCCGCGTAAAGCGCTTCCTCGTCGCCCAGCAATAGCGTGTCCCGTTCGGTACTGTCATGGGCATTTCCTGGTGTGACCGTTTGGCGGTGGATGAAGCCATCCACTGCCCGGCAGTGGTTTGTCTTTTGCAAACCATGAGAGGGTTCGTCGACGCCAGTGTGGACCGAGTAGCCGTAGGTGGACTTTATATTACCGCGACTGTCGGCCTTTACGTGCCAGCCCGCATCCTTGTCGCGCGTGGGTTCATCATTGGCGTCTTTGCCGTACCCCGACTGCGCCGCTTCAACCGGAGTGGCATCGATGATATTGATGCGACCTTCAGTCATGATGATATGTTTTGCTTCAAGTTGGCGGTTCACTTCGCCCAGTAAAACCTCCCACAGGCCCAGTTCCATCAACCTCGCCCGAAAGCGCCCGATGGTAGTGGCGTCAGGGACATCCCCACCCAATTCGAGGTGACAGAATTTTCTGAACAACAGATCGCGAAACAGGGACTGAACCAGCTCAGCATCGCTCAAGCGATACCAGATGCCCAGCAATGACGCGCGGAGTAAAGTCAGCAATGGATAGCTCGGGCGGCCAGTCTTGCTGGCATAGATTTTGGCCATGATTTGTTCGAGCTTTACCCAGTCCAAAATCGCCTCGGCACCGTCCAACCCTTGCAGGCTCGCATGCTCCAGATCAGCGCTGGTAATGAAGAGTTCGGGTTGTGTGGAAAATGGCTTCTGCATGGCTTCAAAATAGCAAAATTAAACCTTCAGGGGAATCCCAGACTTATGCAGAGGTCTCTATTTATCTTCCGTAATTTTGGATCTCTTGGCTTCGGACTATGAGCGCACGATGACACATATAGCAGGAAAAGGCTTATCCCTTTTAGTCCGGTTGCCCCACATGTCGACGCGGCGCAGAACCTCGCCCTTGTGGCTTGAGAGGCGGGTCGGATCAGTTTGTAACGTCTGGTGGGTTTATGGGGCGTGGCTTTTGCCGTGAACAAGGGCCTTTCAGGCGCGCTGTTCAACAAAATCACGATATGTCTCTGGCCCGAGACCAACACCGATCCCCAGCAGCGTGACGAAGGCACTGCGAATGTGTCGCCGTCGGTTCCAGCGGAACACGAATTCGTCGAGATAACGTTGTAGATGGCACTTTCTGAGGCCGTGGAAGACGCCTTTTGCCCACGTTTTTAGGTTGGAGAACACGCGGTGGACCCAGTGGAGTATGTCGTGTGCCTTCTTGCCGCTGACGACCTTCGCCTCATGCGTGTTTGCAGGGGGATTTTCGTAACCGAGTCAACCGTCCGTGATGATGTGAGCGCCAGGCTCTACAGCCTGACCAATGAACCCGTGCAGCGTCTTTGATGCGCCGTCGGGAATGTGTTTCATCCTGATACGGCGCGGATGTCCGTCACTTGATAACTCGACGGCACAGACGACAAACATCTTTCCGACCGGGCTCCGCCCACCCTTTGGCCGGTCCTCGGGATCATGCCGGGACCGGAACGGCATCTCTGTTTCATCGATTTCGACAAGGTCTTTCAGGGGGTTGTGGTCAGGGTTGACCATCGACCGCCGCAGCTTTTGCAAGAGGAGCCACGCCGTCTTGTAGCTGCCAAGGCCAAGTTGCGCCTGAAGTTGCAGCGCTGACATGCCGTTGGAATGGCTGGTGATGATGTGCGCGGCAAGAAACCAAATTCGCAACGGCAAATGGCTGCTGTGCATCACCGTGCCAGCCGTCACGGATGTCTGCCGTGCGCAACCGGCACATTCCCAAGTCGCGCGATTTCGCTTTAACGGCCAGCCTTTGCAGGTGCCACAGGAAGGGCAAACGAAGCCCTCAGGCCAACGATGTTCCGCCAGATAATGCGAACACGCTTCCTCATCAGAAAACCTGGCGTCGAACGCCAGGCGGGACATGGGTTTGTCGTTTTTCCATCTGGCTGGCATGGATAGAACAATACCAGAACATTGTAGATTGGCAAGCCGCTTCACACTACATCAGGTGCCGCCGGAGAAAAGGGGATAAGCCTTTAGCAGGAAATTGGGTAGCGCGTACATCCCTTGGGGTGGGTCTTGGTCCCTTAGGTGCACTGCGGTGTCGCCACAAAGCTGGGTACCGCGCCTTCTGCGCCATTTTCCTGTCCGCTTGTTCAATTGATTGGTCAGGCTGTTTTGACCGATGAAAGATGAATGGAACTTCATTCAAAGGGACACCAAATGACACACATCCGCAAAGCTGTTTTCCCTGTCGCCGGCATGGGCACTCGTTTTCTTCCTGCGACCAAAACGATCCCAAAAGAGATGTTGACGCTCATTGATCGGCCTCTCATTCAATATGCAGTCGATGAGGCTCGCGAAGCTGGAATCGAAGAGTTCATCTTTGTGTCCGCAGCCGGGAAGGGTTCCTTAGAGGATTATTTTGATACGGCTGCTTCGCTGGAACATCGCTTGCTGGCAGCTGGTAAGAAGGACGCCTTTGCTGCACTCGATCGGACACGGATGCCCGAAGGGTCGTTAACTATTTTGCGACAGTCACAACCTTTAGGGTTGGGTCATGCGGTTCGACAGGCGAAGCGCTTGATCGGCAACGAACCCTTTGCCGTCCTGCTGCCCGACGACGTTATAAAGGCACCGCGCGGTGCATTGGCGCAGATGGTCCAAGCCTACCGCGACACTAGTGGCCACATGGTCGCAACCATGGATGTGCCGCGTGTGGATACCAGCAAATACGGCGTTCTGGATATCGACCTTGAAAACGGCCGCATCGCTCATGCGCGCGGATTGGTCGAAAAGCCGCGCGCAGATATTGCGCCTTCAACAATAGCCGTCGTTGGGCGCTACATTCTTGACAGTGCCATTTTTGATCGCCTCGACAATCTTGAGCCCGGTGCTGGTGGTGAATTGCAACTGACAGACGCAATCAACGCGGACGTCGCATCGGTTGGCGTGACCGGATACCGTTTTGAAGGCGAGCGTTTCGATTGCGGTTCTGTGCAGGGATTTGTTGAGGCAACGGTGGCCTTTGCGTTGGATCGGGCCGATCTGCGCGCTGATTTAGCAAAGTTCTTGGATGATCATAGTAAACGAGACCTGCTGATGGCGTAATTTATTGAACCTATCCGAAAGGGTAGGTTACCTATCCGAGAGGGAGGGGGGGGCAACCCGATGCCCGAGGGCATGAACTGGCCTTCGGTGTTATGAAGATTTCGCTATTGCAAAGGATAACACTATGATTACGCCTCTCTCTTGGACTACTCTCGGGATTGTTCTCGCGTTTGGAATTGGTTCAAACGCAATTGCAGAAGAATTTTCGGTGCCTGTGGGGGCCACTGTTCTCACGGTGTCTGGGGATATCGGGATCACGAATGTTGAAGATACCCTCGTGTTTGATCGCGAAACGTTGATGGCCTTTCAGGCGACAACCTTTGAGACGAGCACGATCTGGACCGAGGGCGTTCACAGCTTTACCGGAGTTCCGCTGCATATCTTAACTGACTTATTGGGCGTGCAAGACGGCCAGATCTTGGCAACTGCAATCAACGACTACACCGTGGAAATTCCAGTAAGTGACGCGGTCGAAGGAGGGCCAATTATTGCCTACCTGATGGACGGCGAAGAAATGACGCTACGTGACAAGGGCCCGCTTTGGGTGATTTACCCGTATGATAGAAGTTCCAGCTTTCGTACCGAAGTCGTCTATTCACGCAGTATCTGGCAACTCGACAGACTGGAGATCGTTCAGTAACATTTCCTTTGAAGTCTTAAGCTCTACCTAAGAGGATGAAGTTTTGTTATCCAACACTTCAACGAGTGCGAAAAGGGGCCGCGCATTCGCAGTGTGCGCAAGCCTTGTCGCCGCTGGCGCAATTGCGATTTTGACCTTTAATGTATCAAATGAAATCAGATTGTTGGGGTCGGCACGGTCCGACAATGTGCAGTGGTTTTTGGTTCAAACACAGGTTGAATTCCTCGAATTCGCGCAGCAGGTGGACCAAGACCCTTTGGATATGCCTCAGCTTCGCCAAGAGTTTGATATCTTTTTTAGCCGCATTACGACCTTCCAACAGGCGCCCGTTTTTGAAGATCTTCGCACTGATTCAGCTTCTCGGAAATATCTTGACAGTGTAATCGTGTTTTTGGAACAGGCCGCGACTTTGATTGACACTACCGATGATGAGTTGGTCGCGCAATTGCCCGAACTTATAGTTCTAACCGATCAAGTTAGTCTCGTTGTTCGGGCACTGGCCAATTCAAGTTTGGAATTATACGCGCAAACGGCAGACGAACAACGTGCGGAAGTCGCCGGTACCTTGACGCAGTTGGCATTGGCTACTGCGGCACTGATTGGCGTGCTTGCTCTGGCAATTATTTACCTCAACCTTCTAAATGCGCGTGTCTATCACAGAGAGCGTGAGAAAAATCAGACAATGTCACGAATGCAAAGTGTGATGGGTACGTCTTTGGACGGCGTCGTGGTGTGCGATGCAGATGGTAAAATCCTTGAATTCAGCCCTGCCGCTGAAGGTATATTTGGTCATTCCAAGGCGGCTGTTTTGGATCTGAACATCGCTTCAGTAATTGTCCCCGATCATTTGCTCCATGCCAATGAGGCGGGCATGGAGCGCATGAGAATTGGCGGTGATATGCGCGTCATTGGCAAAGGCCGTGTGAGACTAGAAGCCAAGCATAAAGATGGGCATATTTTTCCCGTCGAGCTCGCAATTCAAAACGCCAAGACTGACGAGGGCACAATTTTCATCAGCTTCCTTCGTGACATTTCTCACGAAGTCATGGCGGAGGCTGAACTTGTCACGGCACGCGACAAGGCGCTTGCCAGCGAGAAAATGAAGACGGAATTCCTATCCACAATGAGCCATGAAATTCGTACGCCGTTAAACGGGTTGTTGGGCAACATGAACTTGTTACGAGACACTGAACTGAACGAAAATCAGGACCGCTATGTGGGTTACATGGAAACGTCTGGCCGCCTGTTGCTGAGTCATGTTTCAGACGTCTTGGACATAACGCGCTATGATGCAGGTAAATTAAATACGCGAATTGAACCTGTAAATATCTCTGAACTGTTGCAAGACATTGTCGACAATCAGGCCAGCACGGCATTCCAAAACGAAACGTCGTTGGTTTGGGGCTGGTGTGGTGTCAAAATGGACTGGGTTTTATCAGATCTCGACCGCCTTCAGCACGTCATGATGAACCTCATCGGTAATGCGGTGAAGTTTACAAGACGCGGCAAGGTGTCCGTAACGATCGAAAATGTTGGTGAAGGGGACGCGGCAGAATTGCTGGTTAAAATCATCGATACGGGGCAAGGCATGTCTGAGGATCTTATCAAGCGGGTTTTTGATGACTTCGTTACGGGCAATACAGCATATGATCGTGACGTTGGGGGAACGGGCTTGGGCCTGAGCATCGCGAAACGTTTTGTAAATGCACTTGGTGGCGAAATCGGTGTTGAGAGCATCGTAGGCGAAGGCAGTACATTTTGGGTCAGACTGCCCGTACATGAGGC from Octadecabacter antarcticus 307 includes the following:
- a CDS encoding response regulator — its product is MKILIADDHDLLRDMLVQFLEKEGSFQTVAVGTFDEAAERIEKDDPYDLVLLDYNMPGMNGLDGLKAAIALGGGQRVALISGEATKQIAEVALKAGAAGFVPKSLPAKSLVNAIKFMAMGEQYAPIDFMTAVEQTPTNPLADKLTERELQMLKGLTEGKSNKEIARDLEIREPTVKLHMKTLYRKVGVANRTQAALIGREANLF
- a CDS encoding IS5 family transposase — its product is MQKPFSTQPELFITSADLEHASLQGLDGAEAILDWVKLEQIMAKIYASKTGRPSYPLLTLLRASLLGIWYRLSDAELVQSLFRDLLFRKFCHLELGGDVPDATTIGRFRARLMELGLWEVLLGEVNRQLEAKHIIMTEGRINIIDATPVEAAQSGYGKDANDEPTRDKDAGWHVKADSRGNIKSTYGYSVHTGVDEPSHGLQKTNHCRAVDGFIHRQTVTPGNAHDSTERDTLLLGDEEALYADAAYSSQATREKLEQFGIDDQVQRKGYRGHPLSKADLVRNKEIAVIRSGGERPFATYKSRYGLARTRLMGLAKNLTLFGLAAIAHNIAKGAKFLALYGLPNPEPTG
- a CDS encoding UTP--glucose-1-phosphate uridylyltransferase, whose amino-acid sequence is MTHIRKAVFPVAGMGTRFLPATKTIPKEMLTLIDRPLIQYAVDEAREAGIEEFIFVSAAGKGSLEDYFDTAASLEHRLLAAGKKDAFAALDRTRMPEGSLTILRQSQPLGLGHAVRQAKRLIGNEPFAVLLPDDVIKAPRGALAQMVQAYRDTSGHMVATMDVPRVDTSKYGVLDIDLENGRIAHARGLVEKPRADIAPSTIAVVGRYILDSAIFDRLDNLEPGAGGELQLTDAINADVASVGVTGYRFEGERFDCGSVQGFVEATVAFALDRADLRADLAKFLDDHSKRDLLMA
- a CDS encoding molybdopterin-dependent oxidoreductase, coding for MITPLSWTTLGIVLAFGIGSNAIAEEFSVPVGATVLTVSGDIGITNVEDTLVFDRETLMAFQATTFETSTIWTEGVHSFTGVPLHILTDLLGVQDGQILATAINDYTVEIPVSDAVEGGPIIAYLMDGEEMTLRDKGPLWVIYPYDRSSSFRTEVVYSRSIWQLDRLEIVQ
- a CDS encoding ATP-binding protein, translating into MLSNTSTSAKRGRAFAVCASLVAAGAIAILTFNVSNEIRLLGSARSDNVQWFLVQTQVEFLEFAQQVDQDPLDMPQLRQEFDIFFSRITTFQQAPVFEDLRTDSASRKYLDSVIVFLEQAATLIDTTDDELVAQLPELIVLTDQVSLVVRALANSSLELYAQTADEQRAEVAGTLTQLALATAALIGVLALAIIYLNLLNARVYHREREKNQTMSRMQSVMGTSLDGVVVCDADGKILEFSPAAEGIFGHSKAAVLDLNIASVIVPDHLLHANEAGMERMRIGGDMRVIGKGRVRLEAKHKDGHIFPVELAIQNAKTDEGTIFISFLRDISHEVMAEAELVTARDKALASEKMKTEFLSTMSHEIRTPLNGLLGNMNLLRDTELNENQDRYVGYMETSGRLLLSHVSDVLDITRYDAGKLNTRIEPVNISELLQDIVDNQASTAFQNETSLVWGWCGVKMDWVLSDLDRLQHVMMNLIGNAVKFTRRGKVSVTIENVGEGDAAELLVKIIDTGQGMSEDLIKRVFDDFVTGNTAYDRDVGGTGLGLSIAKRFVNALGGEIGVESIVGEGSTFWVRLPVHEAEAPKVVHVKSIKHQPGRSLKVLLVEDNEINRIVAREMLQAEGHTVVEAHDGFEGVELSKEDEFDIILMDISMPIMDGHAATRRIRGDGGASAKTAIYALTANAMIEEQEKFLKDGMNGILTKPLSRDALRSVLYQTGRQVDDDDAMLINHSHRAETRDALGEETFVKLRSRFVNEVDKLEVWLGSDEAHDFLEIASRTHKVAGSAAVFGADRLRETLKEIEAAAKLRDTEAIVERTKPLGIVWQRTKFDLVS